Genomic DNA from Mesorhizobium sp. 131-2-1:
CAATGCGGGAACGGAGAACGCGTTGAAGGACAAAATCAGAACCGCTGGAAAGACGGCTGCGTAGACCAAATCAAGCAGCCCGTCCAACGCGCCACCCAGCTGTGCCATCAAAGCGGACCGGTTCGGGGAACTCTTCGCGACCATGCCGTCGGCATCATCTGCCAAAAGAGCCCACAAGCCGAAACAGATGCCAATCTCGAAGCGCCCGATCAAAGCAAAGTAGATCGCCGTGGTGGCCAAGATCAGCCCAAGGGCCGTAATGGCATTTGCAGCGTCGAACAGATAGCGGATCATCCTCCTACCCCCGCCACGGCGGCCGGCGCGTCGGCACTATGTCTGTGAGGTCGCTCGAAGGCGAAAATCCTTTCCGCTACCCGCAGGTCCTGTTCACTGTCGATCTCGTACCATCGCAAATCGTCACATCGCGCCGCGGCGAGTTGCAGTCCGCGCTGCTCGATGAGATGCGCGAGCAGCTCCTCGCTATAGGCTTTGATTGCGCCCGAGCCGATCAGGTCGTGGAGGACCGGGACGATCGCCGTTTGGAGTTCGGCGCCAGAGAACCGGATGAGGTTCATCATCTTGAAGAGCACCGGGGTGCCTGATACCAGATTTGCCGCCGTTTGCTTCAACCGGACTTCGGATATGAAGCCGTTGCTGGAAAGGACGACCGCGGACCCTTCCATGGATGGATCGAAGGGCGCGACCGCGGCGGCATTGGCCGCCTCCACCCTGATCAGGTGGCGCAGCGCATCTTCTTCAAAGAAGACGTCACCTTCGAGGAGATAACAGTCGCCGGAAAGAAGCGTGTCGCGTGCCAGCCAGAGCGAGTAGGCGCTCCCTGTCTTGTCGAAGACCGAGGACTCGACATAGTTGATTTCAAGTCTACCGAAGCGTTCGCCACAGGCATGGCGAATGGCATCCTTGCGATAGCCGACAACAATCGTCACCTCTTCAACTCCCACCGTCTGAAGGTTCCACAGTGCATTGTAAAGTATCGGTGTGCCGTTGACTTCGACGAGGGGCTTGGGACACAGATCGGTCAGCGGACGCAGGCGGGAGCCGAAGCCGGCAGCGAGAATGACGGCTTTCCTGGGAGCAGCGGGAGGCATCTCATTCACCTCTTTCGTTGTGTTGCGGTGTCATTTCCAGGAGTTGAGGAATTCGACGAGCCGGGCCAGGCCGGTCGCGAGTTTTTCAGATGGAATTCCATAGGACAGGCGCAGGCCGGCGGGGTCACCGAACGCGGCGCCCGACACAGCTGCGACGCCAGTTTCGGCAAGCAGTGCCGTCACGATATCGTCGGCTGTCGTTG
This window encodes:
- a CDS encoding phosphocholine cytidylyltransferase family protein, with the translated sequence MPPAAPRKAVILAAGFGSRLRPLTDLCPKPLVEVNGTPILYNALWNLQTVGVEEVTIVVGYRKDAIRHACGERFGRLEINYVESSVFDKTGSAYSLWLARDTLLSGDCYLLEGDVFFEEDALRHLIRVEAANAAAVAPFDPSMEGSAVVLSSNGFISEVRLKQTAANLVSGTPVLFKMMNLIRFSGAELQTAIVPVLHDLIGSGAIKAYSEELLAHLIEQRGLQLAAARCDDLRWYEIDSEQDLRVAERIFAFERPHRHSADAPAAVAGVGG